The Micromonospora sp. M71_S20 genome has a window encoding:
- a CDS encoding cytochrome ubiquinol oxidase subunit I, with the protein MDALDVARWQFGVTTVYHFLFVPLTIGLSVLVAILQTMWHRTGDEKYLKLTKFYGKLFLINFAMGVVTGIVQEFQFGMNWSDYSRFVGDIFGAPLAIEALVAFFLESTFIGLWIFGWDRLPKRLHLASIWAAAIGSNLSAYFILAANSFMQNPVGYRINPDTGRAELTDFVAVLTNKVAMITFPHTIAGAFLVAGSLLVAVAMWHLVRNRDSADTPAYRFAAKFGSWVTLVSAAAVAITGDIQGKIMTQVQPMKMAAAEGLYTTESPASFSVLTVGSLDGSRELFALKIPHLLSWLGTGDPNGTVQGINDLQAQYAAQYGAGSYTPIIPVTYWSFRFMIGFGMAAAAIALLVLWSQRKGRTPTSKWLLRAGLVMPLLPLAANSFGWIFTEMGRQPWIVFGEMLTRDGVSRSVSLTEVLTSFTAFTLIYAALAVVEVKLLLRYAKAGVPDLTPNPDIDDTHDDAERPLAFAY; encoded by the coding sequence GTGGACGCGTTGGACGTCGCCCGCTGGCAGTTCGGTGTCACCACCGTCTACCACTTTCTCTTCGTACCGCTGACCATCGGCCTGTCCGTGCTGGTGGCGATCCTCCAGACGATGTGGCACCGCACCGGCGACGAGAAGTACCTGAAGCTCACCAAGTTCTACGGCAAGCTCTTCCTCATCAACTTCGCGATGGGCGTGGTGACCGGCATCGTGCAGGAGTTCCAGTTCGGCATGAACTGGAGCGACTACTCCCGCTTCGTCGGCGACATCTTCGGCGCCCCCCTGGCGATCGAGGCGCTGGTCGCGTTCTTCCTGGAATCCACCTTCATCGGCCTGTGGATCTTCGGCTGGGACCGGCTGCCCAAGCGGCTGCACCTGGCCAGCATCTGGGCCGCCGCGATCGGCAGCAACCTCAGCGCGTACTTCATCCTCGCGGCGAACTCGTTCATGCAGAACCCGGTCGGCTACCGGATCAACCCCGACACCGGCCGCGCCGAACTCACCGACTTCGTGGCCGTGCTGACCAACAAGGTCGCGATGATCACCTTCCCGCACACCATCGCCGGCGCGTTCCTGGTGGCCGGCTCGCTGCTGGTCGCCGTCGCCATGTGGCACCTGGTGCGCAACCGCGACTCCGCCGACACCCCCGCCTACCGCTTCGCCGCGAAGTTCGGCTCCTGGGTCACCCTGGTCTCCGCCGCCGCCGTCGCCATCACCGGCGACATCCAGGGCAAGATCATGACCCAGGTGCAGCCGATGAAGATGGCCGCCGCCGAGGGCCTCTACACCACCGAGAGCCCCGCCTCGTTCTCCGTACTCACCGTCGGCAGCCTCGACGGCAGCCGCGAGCTGTTCGCCCTCAAGATCCCGCACCTGCTGTCCTGGCTGGGCACCGGCGACCCGAACGGCACCGTGCAGGGCATCAACGACCTGCAGGCCCAGTACGCCGCCCAGTACGGCGCCGGCAGCTACACCCCGATCATCCCGGTCACCTACTGGAGCTTCCGCTTCATGATCGGCTTCGGGATGGCCGCCGCCGCCATCGCCCTGCTGGTGCTCTGGAGCCAGCGCAAGGGCCGCACCCCCACCAGCAAGTGGCTGCTGCGCGCCGGCCTGGTCATGCCCCTGCTGCCCCTCGCGGCGAACTCCTTCGGCTGGATCTTCACCGAGATGGGCCGCCAGCCGTGGATCGTCTTCGGCGAGATGCTCACCCGCGACGGCGTCTCCCGCAGCGTCTCGCTGACCGAGGTGCTCACCTCCTTCACCGCCTTCACCCTCATCTACGCCGCCCTCGCCGTCGTCGAGGTCAAGCTGCTGTTGCGCTACGCCAAGGCCGGCGTGCCCGACCTGACCCCGAACCCCGACATCGACGACACCCACGACGACGCCGAGCGCCCGCTCGCGTTCGCCTACTGA
- the cydB gene encoding cytochrome d ubiquinol oxidase subunit II, with protein sequence MELTTIWFLLVAVLFTGYFILEGFDFGVGMLLPVLGRDDRERRVLINTIGPVWDGNEVWLITAGGAMFAAFPEWYATLFSGFYLPLLLILLALIIRGVAFEYRHKRPEATWKRRWDTAIFVGSVVPAVLWGVAFANILRGVPLDADHEYVGGLLDLLNPYALLGGATTAALFLTHGAVFIALKTVGEVRERAAALAVRVGVAAAALAVAFLTWTLNIRSSTAAVVFAIGAALALLGGLAAARARREGWAFTGTAVAIALAVATLFAALFPNVLPSTGDIAGTLTATNAASTPYTLKIMTWVAVVFTPIVLAYQGWTYWVFRKRIGVAHIPRH encoded by the coding sequence GTGGAACTCACCACCATCTGGTTCCTGCTCGTCGCGGTCCTGTTCACCGGGTACTTCATCCTCGAGGGCTTCGACTTCGGCGTCGGCATGCTGCTGCCCGTGCTCGGCCGCGACGACCGGGAACGCCGCGTCCTGATCAACACCATCGGCCCCGTCTGGGACGGCAACGAGGTCTGGCTCATCACCGCCGGCGGCGCCATGTTCGCCGCGTTCCCCGAGTGGTACGCCACCCTGTTCTCCGGCTTCTACCTGCCGCTGCTGCTGATCCTGCTCGCCCTGATCATCCGCGGCGTCGCCTTCGAGTACCGCCACAAGCGCCCCGAGGCGACCTGGAAACGCCGCTGGGACACCGCCATCTTCGTCGGCTCGGTGGTGCCGGCGGTGCTGTGGGGCGTGGCGTTCGCCAACATCCTGCGCGGCGTGCCGCTCGACGCCGACCACGAGTACGTCGGCGGCCTGCTCGACCTGCTCAACCCGTATGCCCTGCTCGGCGGCGCGACCACCGCGGCGCTGTTCCTCACCCACGGCGCCGTGTTCATCGCCCTCAAGACCGTCGGCGAGGTACGCGAGCGCGCCGCCGCCCTCGCGGTGCGCGTGGGCGTGGCCGCCGCCGCCCTCGCGGTGGCGTTCCTGACCTGGACGCTGAACATCCGCTCCAGCACCGCCGCCGTCGTCTTCGCCATCGGCGCGGCCCTGGCGCTGCTCGGCGGCCTCGCCGCCGCCCGCGCCCGCCGGGAGGGCTGGGCGTTCACCGGCACCGCCGTGGCGATCGCGCTGGCCGTGGCGACGCTGTTCGCGGCACTGTTTCCGAACGTGCTGCCCTCCACCGGTGACATCGCCGGCACGCTGACCGCCACCAACGCCGCCTCCACCCCCTACACCCTGAAGATCATGACCTGGGTGGCGGTGGTGTTCACCCCGATCGTGCTGGCCTACCAGGGCTGGACGTACTGGGTGTTCCGCAAGCGCATCGGGGTGGCCCACATCCCGCGGCACTGA
- a CDS encoding peroxiredoxin, with protein MAGVGVGDVVEDFELPDETGTPRRLSEFLAGGPVVLFFYPAAMTRGCTAESCHFRDLAAEFAAVGATRVGISRDPVAKQAEFSRRHGFDYPLLSDVDGVVADLFGVRRRLPLGALSTRRMTFVIDTDRRVVEVVHSELNMNDHADAALRALGG; from the coding sequence GTGGCGGGTGTGGGTGTCGGCGACGTGGTGGAGGACTTCGAGCTGCCTGACGAGACGGGTACGCCGCGGCGGCTGTCGGAGTTCCTGGCCGGCGGTCCGGTGGTGTTGTTCTTCTATCCGGCGGCGATGACGCGGGGGTGCACGGCGGAGAGCTGCCACTTCCGGGACCTGGCGGCGGAGTTCGCGGCGGTGGGCGCGACCCGGGTGGGGATCAGCCGGGATCCGGTGGCGAAGCAGGCGGAGTTCTCCCGGCGGCACGGGTTCGACTATCCGTTGCTGTCGGACGTGGACGGGGTCGTGGCGGACCTGTTCGGGGTGCGGCGGCGGCTGCCGTTGGGCGCGCTGAGCACGCGGCGGATGACGTTCGTGATCGACACCGACCGGCGGGTGGTGGAGGTCGTCCACAGCGAGCTGAACATGAACGACCACGCGGACGCGGCGTTGCGGGCGCTGGGGGGTTGA
- a CDS encoding SDR family oxidoreductase, with protein sequence MRPVTVITGGSRGIGAATARRLAHAGHHVAFSYRRDRAAATAVLADIDATGVRGLAVPADTRDPDQVTALFDAAADLGAITGLVNNAGVTSPIGAFVDLDPADLRHVVDVNLIGYVLCAQQAARRMDRGGAIVNVSSVAATLGSPGEYVHYAAVKAATDTLTTGLAKELAPRGIRVNAVAPGIIRTDIHALSGQPDRPDRAAARIPLGRPGEPDEVAGAIAWLLGPDASYTTGTVLRVAGGL encoded by the coding sequence ATGCGACCGGTCACCGTGATCACCGGCGGCAGCCGCGGCATCGGCGCCGCCACCGCCCGCCGCCTCGCCCACGCCGGCCACCACGTCGCCTTCAGCTACCGCCGCGACCGCGCCGCCGCCACCGCCGTGCTCGCCGACATCGACGCCACCGGCGTACGCGGCCTCGCCGTGCCCGCCGACACCCGCGACCCCGACCAGGTCACCGCCCTGTTCGACGCCGCCGCCGACCTCGGCGCGATCACCGGCCTGGTCAACAACGCCGGCGTCACCAGCCCCATCGGCGCCTTCGTCGACCTCGACCCGGCCGACCTGCGCCACGTCGTCGACGTCAACCTCATCGGCTACGTCCTCTGCGCCCAGCAGGCCGCCCGCCGCATGGACCGCGGCGGCGCCATCGTCAACGTCTCCTCCGTCGCCGCCACCCTCGGCAGCCCCGGCGAGTACGTCCACTACGCCGCCGTCAAGGCCGCCACCGACACCCTCACCACCGGCCTCGCCAAGGAACTCGCCCCGCGCGGCATCCGCGTCAACGCCGTCGCCCCCGGCATCATCCGCACCGACATCCACGCCCTCTCCGGCCAACCCGACCGACCCGACCGGGCCGCCGCCCGCATCCCACTGGGCCGCCCCGGCGAACCCGACGAGGTCGCCGGCGCCATCGCCTGGCTGCTCGGCCCCGACGCCAGCTACACCACCGGCACCGTCCTGCGCGTCGCCGGCGGCCTCTGA
- a CDS encoding trans-aconitate 2-methyltransferase, protein MTGVFGDVADLYDDARPDYPSALADLIRDYHGGTPTAVTEIGAGTGKGTAVLLRLGAPVTCVEPDPRMTARLTATFPQIHPVTDTFERWQPPTGGVPLLACALAWHWLDPATRNPRAHDALTPGGTLAVFGHEYGYADPEQARAVDTTLRGVDPTATRRRTDWFHQDITDSGLFTDVRAHTLHRDLTLTTDGYLRLLRTFGPYRQRSAEQQTRAATAMRTLVDGFGGSVVLRLRTTLVLARRPHRP, encoded by the coding sequence GTGACCGGTGTCTTCGGCGACGTCGCCGACCTCTACGACGACGCACGTCCCGACTACCCGAGCGCCCTCGCCGACCTCATCCGCGACTACCACGGCGGCACCCCCACCGCGGTCACCGAGATCGGCGCCGGCACCGGCAAGGGCACCGCCGTGCTGCTGCGCCTCGGCGCGCCCGTCACCTGCGTCGAACCCGACCCCCGCATGACCGCCCGACTCACCGCCACCTTCCCGCAGATCCACCCCGTCACCGACACCTTCGAACGGTGGCAGCCACCCACCGGCGGCGTACCCCTGCTCGCCTGCGCGTTGGCCTGGCACTGGCTCGACCCGGCCACCCGCAACCCACGCGCCCACGACGCGCTCACCCCCGGCGGCACCCTCGCCGTCTTCGGCCACGAGTACGGCTACGCCGACCCCGAACAGGCCCGCGCCGTCGACACCACGCTGCGCGGCGTCGACCCCACCGCCACCCGCCGCCGCACCGACTGGTTCCACCAGGACATCACCGACAGTGGCCTGTTCACCGACGTACGCGCCCACACCCTGCACCGCGACCTCACCCTGACCACCGACGGCTACCTGCGCCTGCTGCGGACCTTCGGCCCGTACCGGCAGCGCAGCGCCGAACAGCAGACCCGGGCGGCCACCGCGATGCGCACCCTCGTGGACGGCTTCGGCGGCAGCGTCGTGCTGCGCCTGCGCACCACCCTCGTCCTCGCCCGCCGCCCCCACCGGCCCTGA
- a CDS encoding SWIM zinc finger family protein has protein sequence MSATQTYRYLGSSTLARGGLGLQTSGGPAPHPRFFTGFLTTPPAAAVGLLAVAEVARTRYHRPVSAASLDPVVTGSRDRLRFESFSGCCGVYARLDTLPAGLDGDIVEHGTTNVDVNNPLREALARVGGLDPLHLSVGPDDLTVSTMDGPIVEKKVPLPARWLRGFAEVQILSAAFEPRAEIPATEAATFLRRLPTTSDRSVLWAVPAGRSLRLTSRPVPGAVCLAGASRLTALRGMLRFAESLRVYGPTVAAGSAPVPSTWELDTGALRLSLTLSPEPYRGFSGEGAALTALAGDDVVDDADLVAAVLSWDPTIDVDRLATDTGLDPTRVRAALAQLGTAGRVGYDVSEAAYFHRVMPYDAGRAERDNPRLVGARALLDAGAVELDATTATVRSGDQVYRVRRLPDGDFTCTCPWWAKHRGQRGPCRHALATRMLTVDRAQERV, from the coding sequence GTGAGCGCAACGCAGACGTACCGGTACCTCGGATCCTCCACCCTCGCACGCGGCGGCCTCGGCCTGCAGACCAGCGGCGGGCCCGCACCCCACCCCCGGTTCTTCACCGGGTTCCTCACCACCCCACCGGCGGCGGCCGTCGGCCTGCTCGCCGTCGCCGAGGTCGCCCGGACCCGCTACCACCGACCCGTCAGCGCCGCCAGCCTCGACCCGGTGGTCACCGGCAGCCGCGACCGGCTCCGGTTCGAATCCTTCTCCGGCTGCTGCGGCGTCTACGCCCGCCTCGACACCCTGCCCGCCGGCCTCGACGGCGACATCGTCGAGCACGGCACCACCAACGTCGACGTCAACAACCCGCTGCGCGAGGCACTGGCCCGCGTCGGCGGCCTCGACCCGCTGCACCTGTCCGTCGGCCCCGACGACCTGACCGTCTCCACCATGGACGGCCCGATCGTGGAGAAGAAGGTCCCCCTCCCGGCGCGCTGGCTGCGCGGCTTCGCCGAGGTGCAGATCCTCTCCGCCGCCTTCGAACCCCGCGCCGAGATCCCCGCCACCGAGGCGGCCACGTTCCTGCGCCGGCTACCCACCACCAGCGACCGGTCGGTCCTCTGGGCGGTGCCGGCCGGCCGGTCCCTGCGACTGACCTCCCGACCCGTCCCCGGCGCCGTCTGCCTGGCCGGAGCGAGCCGACTGACCGCCCTACGCGGCATGCTGCGCTTCGCCGAGTCCCTGCGCGTGTACGGACCGACCGTCGCCGCCGGCTCGGCACCCGTGCCGAGCACCTGGGAACTGGACACCGGCGCCCTGCGCCTCTCCCTCACCCTCTCACCCGAGCCGTACCGCGGATTCTCCGGCGAAGGCGCCGCCCTCACCGCACTGGCCGGCGACGACGTCGTCGACGACGCCGACCTCGTCGCCGCCGTACTCTCCTGGGACCCCACCATCGACGTCGACCGGCTGGCCACCGACACCGGCCTCGACCCGACCCGCGTCCGCGCCGCGCTCGCCCAACTCGGCACCGCCGGCCGCGTCGGCTACGACGTCTCCGAGGCCGCGTACTTCCACCGGGTCATGCCCTACGACGCGGGCCGCGCCGAACGCGACAACCCCCGCCTGGTCGGCGCCCGGGCGCTGCTCGACGCCGGAGCCGTCGAACTCGACGCCACGACCGCCACCGTCCGCAGCGGCGACCAGGTCTACCGGGTCCGCCGACTGCCCGACGGCGACTTCACCTGCACCTGCCCCTGGTGGGCCAAGCACCGCGGCCAACGGGGACCGTGCCGGCACGCGCTGGCCACCCGGATGCTGACCGTCGACCGGGCGCAGGAGCGGGTGTGA
- a CDS encoding DUF6493 family protein produces the protein MRHAQQVFMKSAARRQRELAAGGTSDLFDLIQNASAGLIVAALAGLPEQRRREIGAEVTTWFKQRQRTTWWTAGSGTALAVAVVGCLPTAAQAATILARNTVNPDGERAAALMSTVAEERGITWLGDLAHRLTTKINQQTGIEHWGFVAALLRVTGTTPPANDRFVELWLDSVQLPDRRRAGRPAPLIERLRDDPFLDAMLPRLFEIDGLGLRMTFDEVTTTWDERRRHVLPTALARLATEATIDRTTLIDGAIRRLLRGDRAAALRAFTILLTELQPTTTEVATRATDYLRLLTDAPAPAATMAQKALRDLPDLEIDTVLDTSRDVLLRPDKALVKAQLTWLDRLARQHRDRAAQVAEVIAVAAEHPAVELRDRANTLATRHGHDPTPGGTGQAFAGPRGDDLPPPAPPAPAPTPITDVDELAEEVAALLGTPSQGTPLDRILDALVRLTATDGARVHTALAPVIERRHWSWGNEHRHDPLCLCKMVVDILTTAATTDQQARRRSRWDTLLAALRRTDRQTPQSELVTTDPRVPAPHRLLRARLAEIGAHLNEPGHPGLLATPTHANGALDPLALIERLAALGDRTPWHWDLTQALLRLPGDTDEAVAGKAAALGTPAGERLATWLRAGGLPPPVMRVTTLTRRPRRNGYDWEHDQLPPKRIAVELRPPDGYDDRYGLLTADPAPIGVEHSAWANLWPSILPGHRAVVAAYALPNVAATADMDQRGGTTMLPLLAESTGPGAAALDLALSYGLAARHGTDRIAALDALLTLAAAGQLDATATGGHLGRLVAGQLVKLSRALEPLRDAALAGAPLTVWRLIAAALPPVLAAPRPPRGLPDLLSLAAETAGTTGVRIEVPGLADVAGRGGSSRLVTEARRLRRALDTA, from the coding sequence GTGAGACACGCACAGCAGGTGTTCATGAAGAGCGCCGCACGGCGGCAACGGGAACTGGCCGCCGGCGGCACCAGCGACCTGTTCGACCTCATCCAGAACGCCTCCGCCGGCCTGATCGTGGCGGCTCTGGCCGGGCTGCCGGAGCAGCGCCGCCGGGAGATCGGCGCCGAGGTGACGACCTGGTTCAAGCAGCGGCAACGCACCACCTGGTGGACGGCCGGCTCCGGCACCGCCCTGGCCGTCGCCGTGGTCGGCTGCCTACCCACCGCCGCGCAGGCCGCGACGATCCTCGCCCGCAACACGGTCAACCCCGACGGCGAACGCGCCGCCGCCCTGATGTCCACGGTCGCCGAGGAACGCGGCATCACCTGGCTCGGCGACCTGGCGCACCGGCTGACCACGAAGATCAACCAGCAGACGGGGATCGAACACTGGGGGTTCGTCGCCGCACTGCTGCGCGTCACCGGGACGACACCACCGGCCAACGACCGGTTCGTCGAACTGTGGCTGGACTCGGTGCAACTGCCCGACCGGCGACGCGCCGGCCGACCGGCACCCCTGATCGAACGGCTCCGCGACGACCCGTTCCTCGACGCCATGCTGCCCCGACTGTTCGAGATCGACGGCCTCGGCCTGCGCATGACGTTCGACGAGGTCACCACGACCTGGGACGAACGACGACGCCACGTCCTGCCCACCGCGCTGGCCCGGCTCGCCACCGAGGCGACCATCGACCGGACCACCCTGATCGACGGCGCGATCCGCCGGCTGCTGCGCGGCGACCGGGCGGCCGCCCTGCGCGCCTTCACCATCCTGCTCACCGAACTCCAACCCACCACCACCGAGGTCGCCACCCGCGCCACCGACTACCTCCGCCTGCTCACCGACGCGCCGGCCCCGGCCGCCACCATGGCGCAGAAGGCACTACGAGACCTGCCCGACCTCGAGATCGACACCGTCCTCGACACCTCCCGCGACGTGCTGCTGCGACCAGACAAGGCACTCGTCAAGGCCCAGCTCACCTGGCTCGACCGCCTCGCCCGCCAACACCGCGACCGGGCGGCCCAGGTCGCCGAGGTCATCGCCGTCGCCGCCGAACACCCCGCCGTCGAGCTACGCGACCGCGCCAACACCCTCGCCACCCGCCACGGACACGACCCGACACCGGGCGGCACCGGCCAGGCGTTCGCCGGGCCACGCGGCGACGACCTGCCCCCGCCCGCACCACCGGCACCGGCACCCACCCCCATCACCGACGTCGACGAACTCGCCGAGGAGGTCGCCGCCCTGCTCGGCACCCCGTCGCAGGGCACACCGCTGGACCGCATCCTCGACGCGCTGGTCCGGCTCACCGCCACCGACGGCGCACGGGTGCACACCGCCCTCGCCCCCGTCATCGAACGCCGGCACTGGTCCTGGGGCAACGAACACCGCCACGACCCCCTCTGCCTGTGCAAGATGGTCGTCGACATCCTCACCACCGCCGCAACCACCGACCAGCAGGCCCGCCGACGCAGCCGGTGGGACACACTGCTCGCCGCGCTGCGCCGCACCGACCGGCAGACACCGCAGTCGGAACTGGTCACCACCGACCCCCGCGTGCCCGCACCGCACCGGCTGCTCCGAGCCCGCCTCGCCGAGATCGGCGCCCACCTCAACGAACCCGGACACCCCGGCCTGCTCGCCACCCCCACCCACGCCAACGGCGCCCTCGACCCGCTCGCCCTGATCGAGCGCCTCGCGGCCCTCGGCGACCGCACGCCCTGGCACTGGGACCTCACCCAGGCACTGCTGCGCCTGCCCGGCGACACCGACGAGGCGGTCGCCGGCAAGGCGGCGGCGCTGGGCACCCCGGCGGGGGAGCGGCTCGCCACCTGGCTCCGCGCCGGCGGACTGCCACCACCCGTCATGCGCGTCACCACCCTCACCCGGCGGCCCCGCAGGAACGGCTACGACTGGGAGCACGACCAACTACCGCCGAAACGCATCGCGGTCGAACTGCGCCCACCCGACGGCTACGACGACCGGTACGGACTACTGACCGCCGACCCCGCACCGATCGGCGTCGAACACTCCGCCTGGGCGAACCTGTGGCCGTCGATCCTGCCAGGGCACAGGGCGGTGGTCGCCGCGTACGCCCTGCCGAACGTGGCCGCCACCGCGGACATGGACCAACGCGGCGGCACGACCATGCTGCCGCTGCTCGCCGAGAGCACCGGCCCCGGCGCAGCGGCCCTCGACCTCGCCCTGTCCTACGGTCTCGCGGCCCGCCACGGCACCGACCGGATCGCCGCCCTGGACGCCCTGCTCACCCTCGCCGCAGCCGGGCAGCTCGACGCCACCGCGACCGGCGGACACCTGGGCCGACTCGTCGCCGGGCAGCTGGTGAAGCTGTCCAGGGCACTCGAACCCCTACGCGACGCCGCCCTGGCCGGAGCACCGCTGACCGTGTGGCGACTGATCGCCGCCGCACTGCCCCCGGTACTCGCCGCGCCCAGACCCCCACGCGGCCTGCCGGACCTGCTGAGCCTGGCGGCCGAGACGGCCGGCACGACCGGCGTCCGCATCGAGGTGCCCGGCCTGGCCGACGTCGCCGGCCGGGGCGGATCGAGCCGCCTCGTCACCGAGGCCCGACGCCTACGCCGCGCGCTCGACACGGCCTGA